A genomic segment from Legionella micdadei encodes:
- a CDS encoding class II glutamine amidotransferase, with amino-acid sequence MCRFIAYLGKPFVLHDLLYKPVNSLIKQSIHAQEMEHPLNGDGFGISWYVKQLDEYPGVFKSIQPAWNDSNLETLSTKIFSGCILAHVRAASRGDVNIFNTHPFIYKEYCFMHNGIINGFDKLRRQVTNQLSDEIYHWIKGQTDSELFFAVFLDFLIRSKKTFDIHVCADLVRKTLDYIETLQQKSHIKEMNFINAVISNGKTLLAMRYVSNKNEKTRSLHYAIGSGFKYQDGYCHMGNSENQAKQSVLIASEQLTSHKVEWHNVPTNHLILVDEAFQLEIQSI; translated from the coding sequence ATGTGTCGGTTTATTGCTTATCTTGGGAAACCTTTTGTTTTACATGATCTCCTATACAAACCAGTTAACTCTTTAATTAAGCAAAGCATTCACGCACAAGAAATGGAACACCCGTTGAATGGAGATGGTTTTGGTATAAGCTGGTACGTGAAACAACTTGATGAATATCCTGGCGTTTTTAAATCGATACAACCCGCATGGAATGACTCGAACCTGGAAACGCTTTCGACAAAAATCTTCTCCGGGTGTATTCTCGCCCATGTTCGGGCAGCCAGTCGAGGTGATGTGAATATTTTTAATACCCATCCGTTCATCTATAAAGAATATTGTTTTATGCATAATGGTATTATCAATGGTTTCGATAAATTAAGGCGCCAAGTCACAAATCAATTGTCAGATGAAATTTATCACTGGATTAAAGGGCAAACTGATTCTGAATTGTTTTTTGCTGTATTTTTAGATTTCTTAATTCGTTCAAAAAAAACATTCGATATCCACGTTTGTGCGGATCTTGTCCGAAAAACACTGGATTATATTGAAACCCTTCAACAAAAATCGCATATTAAGGAAATGAATTTTATAAATGCGGTGATAAGTAACGGCAAAACCCTTTTAGCCATGCGTTATGTTTCAAATAAAAATGAAAAAACAAGAAGTCTGCATTATGCAATTGGTAGTGGATTTAAGTATCAAGACGGCTATTGTCATATGGGAAACTCTGAAAATCAGGCTAAACAATCAGTCCTGATTGCTTCAGAGCAACTAACGAGCCATAAAGTAGAATGGCACAATGTTCCTACAAACCATTTAATACTGGTTGATGAAGCATTCCAGCTTGAAATACAAAGCATTTAG
- a CDS encoding patatin-like phospholipase family protein, translating to MAAQNKSHDQIVYLLQGGGALGSYQVGVCESLLESGCHPNWIVGTSIGAINGAIIAGNKPENRIPKLHEFWNSITFPYPCYFDTQDNSLVQEFQNHWYAQLAALFGLPNFFKPRIFNLQMLLSSTPDKISFYDTSELYETLKKVIDFDLINQKKVRLTLGAVRIKAGRTVYFDNYCETIGPQHIMASSALPPGFPAIKIDDEYYWDGGLSSNTPFAVLLEEKAPQKLLCIIVNLFSFPNYLPSSLLEVYKYKKELEFASRHQRVLHYFSELHFLQHSLHELGKTRINHPELEKALNKIKKLGHPTALNIARFHYRDRQCNLWSKDYNFSHDAIREHWKAGLKDAEKALQDPSWMKFVENASGAVIHEF from the coding sequence ATGGCCGCTCAAAACAAGTCTCATGATCAAATTGTTTACCTGTTACAAGGCGGTGGCGCTTTGGGTTCTTATCAAGTGGGCGTGTGTGAATCACTGCTCGAAAGCGGTTGTCATCCGAATTGGATAGTAGGAACATCCATAGGGGCTATTAACGGGGCAATTATTGCCGGAAATAAACCAGAAAACAGAATCCCCAAATTACATGAGTTCTGGAATTCAATTACTTTTCCATACCCGTGTTATTTTGATACGCAAGACAATTCTTTAGTCCAAGAATTCCAAAATCATTGGTATGCACAATTGGCCGCACTATTCGGACTACCCAATTTTTTTAAACCACGAATTTTTAACCTACAAATGCTTCTATCTTCTACCCCCGATAAAATTAGTTTTTATGATACAAGCGAGTTATATGAAACATTAAAAAAAGTGATTGATTTTGATTTAATCAATCAAAAGAAAGTTCGTTTAACCTTAGGGGCTGTGCGGATTAAAGCTGGACGAACAGTTTATTTTGATAATTATTGTGAAACCATTGGCCCGCAGCACATCATGGCAAGCAGCGCCTTGCCACCCGGATTTCCGGCGATTAAAATTGATGATGAGTATTATTGGGATGGTGGGCTTAGTTCTAATACGCCATTTGCGGTTTTATTGGAAGAAAAAGCGCCTCAAAAATTGTTGTGCATTATAGTGAATCTTTTTTCCTTTCCGAACTATTTGCCTTCTTCTCTTTTGGAAGTCTACAAATACAAAAAAGAACTGGAATTCGCAAGCCGCCATCAAAGGGTTTTACACTATTTTAGTGAATTGCATTTCCTCCAACATTCGTTACATGAATTAGGGAAAACGAGGATAAATCATCCTGAACTCGAAAAAGCACTGAATAAAATCAAAAAATTAGGGCATCCTACCGCATTAAATATTGCCAGATTCCATTATCGCGATCGTCAATGCAACCTATGGAGTAAAGATTATAATTTCTCACATGACGCCATAAGGGAGCACTGGAAAGCGGGTTTAAAAGATGCGGAAAAAGCTTTACAAGATCCGTCATGGATGAAATTTGTAGAGAATGCTAGTGGTGCTGTGATACATGAATTTTAA
- a CDS encoding catalase, with product MAKRDNNQKFTTTDSGIPVPSDAHSLTIGPNGPILLHDHYLIEQMANFNRERIPERQPHAKGGGAFGYFEVTENVSKYTKAAVFQPGTKTDVMIRFSTVAGERGSPDTWRDPRGFAVKFYTSEGNFDMVGNNTPVFFVRDPMKFQHFIRSQKRRANNNLRDHDMQWDFWTLSPESAHQVAWLMGDRGIPKSWRHMNGYSSHTYMWVNARGDKFWVKYHFKTDQGIEFLTQQEADHLAGTDSDYHTRDLYEAIERGNYPSWTLYMQIMPFSEAETYRFNPFDLTKVWPHGDYPLIKVGKMTLNRNPTDYHTEIEQAAFEPNNMVPGTGISPDKMLLARVFSYADAHRARLGVNYKQIPVNKPRCPVFSYSKDGAMRVENVSDPVYAPNSKGGPTADSSRNPEVATWEAHGDFVREAYTLRKDDGDFGQAGTLVRKVMDDEARSRLVSNVVGHLQNGVSDAVLKRAFQYWKNIDQQIGERIEKGVKGS from the coding sequence ATGGCGAAGAGGGATAACAATCAAAAATTCACCACAACTGATTCGGGAATACCTGTGCCAAGCGATGCGCACTCGCTCACTATTGGACCGAACGGTCCGATTCTGTTACACGATCACTACTTAATCGAGCAGATGGCAAACTTTAACCGAGAAAGGATTCCAGAACGCCAACCACACGCAAAAGGGGGTGGCGCATTTGGATATTTCGAAGTAACTGAAAACGTAAGCAAGTACACTAAAGCGGCAGTGTTCCAACCAGGAACAAAGACCGATGTCATGATTCGCTTTTCAACTGTAGCAGGTGAGCGCGGTAGTCCTGACACCTGGCGCGACCCTCGTGGATTTGCCGTGAAGTTTTATACCAGCGAAGGTAATTTCGATATGGTTGGCAATAATACACCCGTTTTCTTTGTGCGAGATCCAATGAAATTTCAGCATTTTATTCGCTCTCAAAAGCGCCGCGCCAATAACAACCTACGTGATCACGACATGCAGTGGGACTTCTGGACCCTATCGCCGGAATCTGCCCACCAAGTGGCCTGGCTCATGGGCGATCGTGGAATCCCCAAATCCTGGCGGCACATGAACGGCTATTCCAGCCATACTTACATGTGGGTGAATGCGCGAGGTGATAAGTTCTGGGTAAAATATCACTTCAAGACTGATCAAGGGATTGAATTCTTAACACAACAAGAAGCTGATCACCTTGCAGGCACAGACAGTGATTATCACACCCGTGATCTCTATGAGGCTATAGAACGCGGCAACTATCCTAGCTGGACACTGTACATGCAAATTATGCCCTTCAGCGAGGCAGAGACGTACCGCTTCAATCCTTTTGATCTCACAAAAGTATGGCCGCACGGGGATTATCCTCTTATCAAAGTGGGAAAAATGACCTTAAATCGTAATCCAACTGATTACCACACCGAAATTGAGCAGGCCGCATTTGAGCCTAACAATATGGTGCCTGGAACAGGGATTAGTCCAGATAAGATGCTTCTCGCAAGAGTGTTCTCCTATGCCGATGCCCATCGTGCACGACTAGGTGTGAACTACAAGCAAATTCCTGTTAACAAACCTCGTTGTCCTGTTTTCAGTTATAGTAAAGACGGGGCAATGCGGGTTGAAAACGTTTCCGATCCTGTTTACGCTCCCAACTCCAAAGGAGGTCCGACCGCGGATAGCTCGAGAAATCCTGAAGTAGCGACATGGGAAGCACATGGTGATTTCGTACGCGAAGCCTATACACTTCGCAAAGATGACGGCGATTTCGGACAGGCAGGAACCCTCGTACGTAAAGTGATGGACGATGAAGCGCGTAGCAGGCTGGTCAGTAACGTGGTAGGTCACCTTCAAAATGGCGTCTCGGATGCCGTATTAAAACGTGCATTCCAATATTGGAAAAACATTGATCAGCAGATTGGTGAACGTATCGAAAAAGGTGTAAAAGGAAGCTAA
- a CDS encoding FMN-binding glutamate synthase family protein, which produces MGKFIPSFSSCIWMGLLTVFFFLAIWNIIQKKHSVLRNYPIIGYIRYIAEWLGPYLRDYFYARDREQLPFNRAQRTWVYEASENIDTTIGFGTTRNLKTTGAIYFVDSPFPILQREVVKAKAITVGKNCRYPYTTNSLINISAMSYGSISKNAIKALSYGAYKAGCWLNTGEGGLSSYHLEGGCDIVAQIGTAKYGYRDKKGNLSDEELRKAAAYPQVRMFEIKLSQGAKPGKGGLLPAKKVTKEIAAIRDIEPYKDSISPNRFPEISNSNELLDFIHHVRTVTGKPTGFKVVLGNYDWLDILCQEIIKRGKEYAPDFITLDGAEGGSGAAPVTLADYMGLPLSESLPALVDTLVEYDLRDRIKIIASGKLITPEMVAWALCVGADFVNSARGFMFSLGCIQALRCHKNTCPTGIATHSQWLTRGLDPISKAERVNNYVRNLTYEVGVICHSCGVDEPRELRRHHVRIVSANDTSVSLEEIYPPKEPGSKLKNKKGTSD; this is translated from the coding sequence ATGGGTAAATTTATACCGTCATTCTCTAGTTGCATTTGGATGGGTCTATTAACGGTTTTCTTTTTTTTAGCCATTTGGAACATAATTCAAAAAAAACACAGTGTTCTTAGAAATTACCCAATAATTGGCTACATTCGATACATTGCAGAATGGTTAGGTCCTTATTTAAGGGATTATTTTTATGCGCGTGACCGGGAACAACTCCCTTTTAACCGAGCCCAACGAACATGGGTCTATGAAGCATCAGAAAACATCGATACCACTATTGGATTCGGAACAACTCGCAACCTCAAAACAACTGGTGCCATTTATTTTGTTGATTCCCCTTTTCCTATACTTCAGCGGGAAGTGGTTAAAGCTAAAGCAATAACGGTGGGTAAAAATTGCCGTTATCCTTACACGACTAATTCGTTAATTAATATTTCGGCCATGAGCTATGGTTCGATTTCCAAAAATGCTATTAAAGCGCTTTCTTACGGGGCATATAAGGCTGGTTGTTGGTTGAATACGGGTGAAGGTGGTTTATCCTCTTATCATTTAGAAGGGGGATGTGATATTGTTGCCCAAATTGGCACAGCAAAGTACGGTTACCGGGATAAAAAAGGCAACTTATCGGACGAAGAATTGCGTAAAGCGGCTGCCTATCCACAAGTCAGAATGTTTGAAATCAAATTAAGTCAGGGAGCTAAACCAGGTAAAGGAGGATTATTGCCTGCAAAAAAAGTAACAAAGGAAATTGCTGCCATTCGCGACATCGAACCTTATAAAGACTCTATAAGCCCCAACCGGTTTCCTGAAATTTCTAATTCGAATGAATTATTGGATTTTATTCATCATGTACGAACAGTAACTGGCAAGCCGACCGGTTTTAAAGTTGTGCTCGGAAATTATGATTGGTTGGATATTCTGTGTCAGGAGATCATTAAAAGAGGAAAGGAATATGCTCCTGATTTCATTACGTTGGATGGTGCAGAGGGCGGGTCGGGTGCAGCCCCAGTCACCTTAGCGGATTACATGGGTTTGCCCTTATCGGAGAGCTTGCCGGCTCTTGTTGATACCCTAGTGGAATATGATCTGCGCGATCGCATCAAGATCATTGCTTCAGGAAAGTTAATTACGCCCGAGATGGTTGCTTGGGCATTATGCGTTGGTGCTGATTTTGTTAATTCGGCACGTGGTTTTATGTTTTCTTTAGGGTGTATCCAGGCATTACGATGTCATAAAAATACATGCCCTACTGGCATTGCCACACATAGCCAGTGGCTTACCAGGGGCCTCGATCCGATCAGCAAAGCAGAAAGGGTAAATAATTACGTTCGGAACCTGACTTACGAAGTAGGTGTGATTTGCCATTCCTGCGGAGTGGATGAACCAAGGGAATTAAGACGACATCATGTGCGAATCGTATCCGCAAATGACACTTCAGTTTCTTTGGAAGAAATTTATCCGCCTAAAGAACCAGGGTCGAAGCTTAAAAATAAAAAAGGGACCTCAGACTAA
- the cfa gene encoding cyclopropane fatty acyl phospholipid synthase, with amino-acid sequence MNSKALKSYIEELLSDSGIHLNGSNPWDIKVYNEAFYARVLREGSLGLGESYMDKWWECERLDQFFVHLLKGNIQNKMKINKWRLVKLILPIIVNYQTKKRALEVGEKHYDLGNELFQSMLDKRMNYTAGYWRDTDNLDVAQRDKLELVCQKLMLKPGMHLLDIGCGFGALSRYAAENFGVSVVGITLSREQYQYAKQNCAHLPVEIRFQDFRDVQGKFDRIASLGMFEHVGQKNYRAYMQLVHQCLQDDGLFLLRTIGNLTSRFSGDEWLNKYIFPNGMLPSITQIGKAIEGLFSMEELGNYPSDYDKTLMAWHANFNKHWESLKTHYDERFYRMWNYYLLSCAGAFRAHYMQLWQILFTKQVQ; translated from the coding sequence ATGAATAGTAAGGCACTTAAATCCTATATCGAAGAGCTTTTAAGTGATAGTGGAATTCATCTCAATGGAAGCAATCCTTGGGATATCAAAGTTTATAATGAAGCCTTTTATGCACGCGTATTAAGGGAGGGCTCATTAGGGCTTGGCGAATCCTATATGGATAAATGGTGGGAGTGTGAGCGACTCGATCAGTTTTTCGTACATCTCCTCAAAGGAAATATCCAAAATAAAATGAAAATCAATAAATGGAGGCTCGTCAAGCTGATACTTCCCATTATTGTTAACTATCAAACAAAGAAACGTGCTTTGGAAGTAGGAGAGAAACACTACGACCTTGGGAATGAATTATTTCAATCCATGCTCGATAAGCGAATGAATTACACCGCCGGTTATTGGAGGGATACAGATAATTTAGATGTTGCTCAGCGTGATAAATTGGAATTAGTCTGTCAAAAATTAATGTTAAAACCAGGGATGCATCTTCTTGATATAGGCTGTGGCTTTGGGGCACTGTCAAGGTATGCTGCTGAAAATTTTGGGGTTTCTGTTGTAGGAATAACTCTATCTAGAGAGCAATACCAATATGCAAAGCAAAATTGTGCTCATTTACCAGTGGAAATTCGGTTTCAGGATTTTCGCGATGTGCAGGGAAAGTTCGATCGCATCGCTTCACTTGGGATGTTTGAGCATGTTGGCCAAAAAAATTATCGTGCTTACATGCAACTGGTTCATCAATGTCTACAAGACGATGGCTTATTTTTACTACGCACTATAGGAAATCTTACTAGTCGTTTTTCTGGTGATGAGTGGCTCAATAAATACATTTTCCCTAATGGCATGCTTCCATCGATTACACAAATAGGGAAGGCAATTGAAGGGTTATTTAGTATGGAAGAATTGGGCAATTATCCTTCTGACTATGATAAAACCTTAATGGCTTGGCATGCTAATTTTAACAAACATTGGGAGTCCTTAAAAACGCATTACGATGAGCGGTTTTACCGTATGTGGAACTATTATTTGCTTTCATGCGCAGGTGCTTTTCGTGCCCATTATATGCAGCTTTGGCAAATCCTATTTACTAAGCAAGTTCAATAA
- a CDS encoding pyridoxal-phosphate dependent enzyme, producing MWNLTSRIHKLNHFPNEGVVCYVKRDDELGCGISGSKLRKYASLIPHLIDHGIKHLIIIAGPQSNNLLAALQIARELQLQLTAFLIKPRNFEIQGNFKLSRLFLAEDEIIWVDRNDWPNVEELANHYLKELHQPGFVLSEGASVAEAMLGASSIATDILHNEKLSGVIFQHIFVDAGTGFSAAALIKGLMELNHPAIIHVLLLADDEKTFQHKLIGWIGQIPAHVCCFYPSTAKSFGSINQTIRKEMGRLAREEGLLADPIYSAKLFHSARKRIESEQLKGNILIIHSGGTLTMAGFEW from the coding sequence ATGTGGAATTTAACCAGTCGAATTCATAAATTAAATCATTTCCCTAATGAAGGCGTTGTTTGCTACGTTAAACGAGATGATGAATTAGGTTGCGGAATTAGTGGCTCGAAATTGCGTAAATATGCGAGTTTAATACCTCATCTCATTGATCATGGTATAAAGCATCTTATTATTATTGCCGGACCTCAATCCAATAACTTACTTGCTGCGCTTCAAATTGCAAGAGAACTTCAGTTACAACTGACTGCTTTTTTGATCAAACCGCGAAATTTTGAAATCCAAGGCAATTTTAAATTAAGTCGCCTCTTTTTGGCTGAAGACGAAATCATTTGGGTTGATCGTAATGATTGGCCAAACGTTGAAGAACTCGCTAATCATTATCTTAAAGAACTTCACCAGCCTGGATTTGTCCTTAGTGAGGGGGCTAGTGTTGCAGAGGCGATGCTTGGAGCGAGTAGTATTGCAACGGATATTTTACACAATGAGAAATTATCAGGGGTAATTTTTCAACATATCTTTGTCGATGCCGGTACTGGTTTTTCTGCTGCAGCATTAATTAAAGGATTAATGGAATTAAATCATCCAGCAATCATTCATGTGCTTTTATTGGCAGATGACGAAAAAACGTTTCAGCACAAACTGATAGGTTGGATAGGGCAGATCCCCGCACACGTATGTTGTTTTTATCCGAGCACCGCAAAATCATTTGGGTCCATCAATCAAACCATAAGAAAAGAAATGGGTCGCCTAGCACGTGAGGAGGGTTTATTGGCTGACCCAATTTACTCTGCCAAATTATTCCATTCAGCAAGAAAGCGTATCGAAAGCGAACAACTTAAGGGTAATATACTTATCATTCATTCTGGCGGCACATTAACTATGGCTGGATTTGAGTGGTAA
- a CDS encoding PEP/pyruvate-binding domain-containing protein has protein sequence MALAFLILILSLLSYPHPAYAIPPPETFLFIGGGIIPPALFIFGILTLLLNYLWVKTKLFIVWQIYLTRVVASLGIVGLILLLTFLTYNLAKNQIQNTPVTPEEVYQWQKSANPPLLVDIRGKKAYEHIHLVDSIALPEKDQLPFFFHENQQKKIVLYCKLGVQSAGYDWLPANSPISKNDLAGNQLYFFPGGLNALLNLRANNPFPVVMNISPEYAHYLLKQPHFVLFDKSGNLSFEDQITTYQSLVAKGQRPLMYHSPSHDELPNRLSKLGVKEFIFITPQSNLSVLNPLVAIITAVFILLYIIRRREFFKTLLSQRFNYYPYLSALLCTIVTASCFYLIIQIPIPFDLELYAVNAPLPVNYFYLVLCYAVWSMSFLANLQFPRKTRLALLREHILERVVAIKPNFRLPLLNITRNLLLTALSVFLIYSFEIPLQVLFFISLFLCLPFLVDLVFYAFNRLKPLSVLDFLKNCGVDCEPNGQSFLEFDTYHDSSLGQVQLRVGQNSTIIGLFSGKPLSGFSNDLLKEINLQKHCQLIRKLLFTFQQDIKLSYNLENYLVSIDLYHNLNNPRVINRHAFLTHEPLYDDKIGSSHFTATRFQEGFDEPSPLMIDILNHRWNKKGGCIKALRKLGYFIQSTPAATQQLLGLSYRIYLDEGLEKSVFAAGKIQGYIRKKLVHVACKLALERLVFDYYGSILPRTELKLLKGIQRLKQPISTKHLKRLINQVLSNLYQNKWQCYSGILHRHVYDEMQEKSYPLTAKRFTLPTPQSYSLAADQFIFDQNRDAQQDSFFAAEAFREKMRNLQLKEWQFLGLLLEKLRRQLELPFDLSYLLIDDFRRLPKNKSALIELLKERIAQWELQNQLNFPLNFSHQELERGFFIPDAEDKASFTPLRVAGSQTKVGGIAVYFEPDLILHQLPNNSLLLAENLSPEQLLNCQHIRGVVLAKGGVLSHTSIVAREKNLNLIIFYPIHTLKPRSRLLLSGNQVVPIQTKKINWCFLDEIDNNEKIGNKANRLKIIEKNGINIPYSLVLQHDSVQAISQTKDQQSMEDYDNDLQQLLNLFDSPNQGFIIRSSTNLEDSEQYSYAGLFYSHHVTNSSDIIKHIRIAWQKIEEILPLLPHYSTKQDKLSYHILLQPYLLGEYGGVLFTKSVNPEFMYVEIAISGAEGVAQGDELHASFYLDQQGQTHQYQGYKTTLTHNQLLTLYHLGRNIEALFGCPQDIEWLISGGQFYVLQSRDITA, from the coding sequence ATGGCATTAGCATTTCTCATTCTAATTTTAAGTTTGCTCAGTTATCCGCACCCTGCTTATGCAATTCCGCCTCCAGAGACCTTTCTTTTTATTGGGGGGGGAATCATTCCTCCTGCGTTATTTATTTTTGGTATCTTAACCCTGCTCCTCAACTACCTTTGGGTTAAAACTAAACTATTTATTGTCTGGCAAATTTACTTGACTCGCGTCGTAGCTAGTTTGGGTATCGTTGGATTAATTTTACTTTTGACCTTCTTGACTTATAACCTAGCAAAAAACCAAATCCAAAACACTCCCGTTACTCCTGAAGAAGTTTATCAATGGCAAAAATCTGCCAATCCTCCCCTCTTAGTCGATATTCGTGGAAAAAAGGCATATGAGCACATTCACCTAGTTGATTCCATTGCCCTTCCAGAAAAAGATCAATTACCATTCTTTTTTCATGAGAATCAGCAGAAAAAAATAGTCCTGTATTGTAAGCTCGGGGTTCAATCGGCTGGGTATGATTGGTTGCCAGCAAATTCACCCATCTCAAAAAATGACCTCGCGGGTAATCAATTGTACTTTTTCCCTGGAGGGCTGAATGCATTACTTAACCTTAGGGCAAATAACCCTTTTCCTGTGGTTATGAATATTTCGCCCGAATATGCACATTATTTATTAAAACAGCCACATTTTGTTCTATTTGATAAGTCAGGAAATTTGTCTTTCGAAGACCAGATAACTACCTATCAAAGCTTAGTTGCCAAAGGTCAACGCCCCCTCATGTATCACTCACCTAGCCATGACGAACTTCCAAACCGTTTGAGCAAACTTGGTGTTAAAGAATTTATTTTTATCACGCCCCAAAGCAACCTATCTGTACTGAATCCATTAGTAGCTATCATCACAGCCGTATTCATCCTACTGTATATCATCCGGCGCCGAGAGTTTTTCAAAACCCTTCTAAGCCAACGTTTCAATTATTATCCCTATCTCAGTGCACTCCTATGCACCATCGTCACTGCTTCCTGTTTTTACCTCATCATCCAAATTCCGATCCCCTTTGATCTTGAACTTTATGCAGTCAATGCGCCTTTACCTGTGAATTATTTTTATTTAGTGCTTTGCTATGCCGTTTGGAGTATGAGTTTTTTAGCCAATTTACAATTTCCTAGAAAAACACGTTTAGCTTTATTACGCGAACACATTCTCGAAAGAGTCGTGGCAATTAAACCCAATTTCCGTCTACCTTTATTGAATATTACTCGAAACTTGCTACTCACAGCGCTTTCTGTTTTTTTGATTTATAGTTTTGAGATCCCTTTACAAGTGCTGTTTTTCATCAGTCTCTTTTTATGCTTACCATTTCTAGTTGATCTCGTCTTTTATGCATTTAATCGTTTAAAACCGCTCTCTGTATTGGATTTTTTAAAAAACTGTGGGGTAGATTGCGAGCCCAATGGCCAATCCTTTCTTGAGTTTGATACTTATCATGATTCATCCCTAGGCCAAGTGCAGCTTCGAGTTGGTCAAAATTCAACGATTATTGGGCTTTTTAGTGGCAAACCTCTCTCTGGTTTTTCCAACGATTTGCTTAAAGAAATTAATCTGCAAAAACATTGCCAGCTGATCCGCAAGCTGCTCTTTACGTTTCAACAAGATATCAAACTCAGCTATAATCTGGAAAATTACCTTGTTTCAATCGACCTCTATCATAATCTCAACAACCCACGTGTGATCAATCGTCATGCTTTCCTAACCCATGAACCACTTTATGACGATAAAATTGGTTCAAGCCACTTCACTGCCACACGTTTTCAAGAGGGTTTTGATGAGCCTTCACCACTCATGATCGATATTCTAAATCACCGCTGGAATAAAAAAGGCGGCTGCATTAAAGCGCTGCGTAAACTTGGATATTTTATTCAATCAACTCCTGCAGCAACCCAACAACTTCTTGGATTATCTTATCGTATTTACCTCGATGAAGGCTTAGAAAAAAGCGTTTTTGCAGCAGGAAAAATCCAGGGTTATATTAGAAAAAAATTAGTCCATGTTGCATGCAAACTCGCACTCGAACGACTGGTTTTCGATTATTATGGTTCCATCTTACCAAGAACAGAACTAAAGCTTTTAAAGGGAATACAACGTCTTAAACAACCAATTTCAACAAAACATTTGAAACGGCTAATTAATCAAGTCTTATCCAATCTTTACCAAAATAAATGGCAATGTTATAGCGGCATACTCCATCGTCATGTCTATGATGAAATGCAGGAAAAATCTTATCCACTAACAGCAAAACGATTCACCCTTCCAACACCACAATCCTACAGTTTAGCTGCGGATCAATTCATCTTTGATCAAAATCGCGATGCTCAACAAGACTCTTTTTTTGCAGCAGAGGCTTTTCGTGAAAAAATGCGGAACTTGCAGTTAAAAGAATGGCAGTTCCTTGGCTTATTATTAGAAAAACTACGTCGCCAGCTCGAATTACCTTTTGATTTGAGTTATTTGTTAATCGATGATTTTCGTCGGCTCCCCAAAAATAAATCAGCATTAATTGAATTATTAAAGGAACGAATCGCACAATGGGAGCTGCAAAACCAATTGAACTTCCCTTTGAATTTTTCCCATCAAGAGCTTGAGCGAGGTTTTTTTATTCCTGATGCAGAGGATAAAGCATCTTTTACTCCGCTTCGAGTAGCTGGAAGCCAGACAAAAGTCGGAGGAATTGCCGTTTATTTTGAGCCCGACTTAATTCTTCACCAGTTGCCAAACAACAGCTTATTGCTAGCTGAAAATTTATCACCAGAACAGCTTCTCAACTGCCAACATATTCGTGGTGTGGTATTAGCCAAGGGAGGGGTGTTAAGCCACACTTCGATAGTTGCCCGTGAAAAAAATCTCAATTTAATTATCTTTTATCCTATCCATACGTTAAAACCTCGATCTAGGCTTTTGCTTAGTGGTAATCAGGTTGTCCCTATACAGACAAAAAAGATAAATTGGTGCTTTTTAGATGAGATCGATAACAATGAAAAAATTGGCAATAAAGCAAACCGATTGAAAATAATTGAAAAAAATGGAATTAACATCCCTTATTCACTGGTTTTGCAGCACGATTCAGTGCAAGCGATCAGCCAGACAAAAGATCAGCAAAGTATGGAGGACTATGACAACGATTTACAACAATTGCTCAATCTTTTTGATTCACCAAATCAGGGTTTTATCATTCGATCCTCGACTAATTTAGAAGACAGTGAACAGTATAGTTATGCAGGTTTATTCTATTCGCATCACGTAACCAACAGTAGTGATATTATAAAGCACATTAGAATTGCTTGGCAGAAAATTGAAGAAATCCTACCCTTACTACCCCATTACTCCACAAAACAAGATAAGTTGAGCTACCACATCCTCCTGCAACCTTATCTTCTGGGAGAATATGGCGGTGTGTTATTTACTAAGAGCGTAAACCCCGAATTCATGTATGTGGAAATTGCAATTTCTGGTGCGGAAGGAGTAGCGCAGGGTGATGAATTGCATGCTTCATTCTATTTAGATCAACAAGGACAAACTCATCAATATCAGGGGTATAAGACGACGCTAACCCACAACCAATTACTCACACTTTACCACTTGGGGCGCAATATTGAGGCACTCTTTGGCTGCCCCCAAGATATAGAATGGCTTATATCCGGTGGACAATTTTACGTTCTTCAAAGTAGGGATATTACGGCTTAG